In a genomic window of Streptomyces sp. SJL17-4:
- a CDS encoding RICIN domain-containing protein — protein MPAGRPQGAWKGGTQAANELARFLREITEGLTVRELAERYGGGKTAWGQYRSGERIIPLGRLNSIVRDRVRDGRGREAMLQRARRLHDTALTAEIRKAPAPGLDEALRRAEADLAESGRLVQSLLAIITMLQETISRPKAAPTGPTMGQHVAPGPEPVVGHLDEAVEQLGTALALQTTARRVHSDARAQSLTALPLADRSGHAATADGELTLGLAQVSSALEHRRQDVRRLWQEIQQGNGGGRAVAEEVVLERTDTSSAAAVTLARPSSVPAIAAGGHGKALSPVASARSSWRGRHGRVSFVVLVTACALSVITAATAAAIVLSRPTVPTPPMYAAPPTGPSPAAVVPTGTTVVPTRSETAAPPAATPSPTTRRSNTPQPTKPETVSPSVAAGRPQPFAPSPPGPSSSSPPPSAPSPSSPPPATSRPPQLPAGFFRLSNAASGMCLSGPDDSPVPSDGIVQRACGADAEQFWQLITEGTGPDGTAYSIRNRNGGLCLSVDNALTTNGALVTEFLCGEGDGLFPDQFWTLRYNAPHRAWQLVNRNSGKCVLVSTGGGEREQARQGACSDDARMLWRP, from the coding sequence GTGCCGGCAGGTCGTCCGCAGGGCGCTTGGAAGGGTGGGACGCAGGCAGCCAACGAGCTTGCGCGGTTCCTGCGCGAGATCACCGAGGGCTTGACGGTGCGGGAGCTGGCGGAGCGCTACGGAGGCGGAAAGACAGCTTGGGGCCAGTACCGCTCTGGCGAGCGGATCATTCCGCTCGGCCGTCTCAACAGCATTGTCCGTGACCGAGTACGCGACGGGCGCGGGCGTGAGGCGATGCTGCAGCGGGCCCGCCGATTGCACGACACCGCTCTGACAGCCGAAATACGCAAGGCACCCGCGCCCGGCCTGGACGAGGCTTTGCGGCGGGCTGAGGCGGACCTCGCCGAGTCCGGCCGTCTTGTTCAGAGCCTGCTCGCCATCATCACCATGCTGCAGGAAACGATCTCACGCCCCAAGGCCGCGCCCACCGGGCCGACGATGGGACAGCACGTCGCGCCGGGCCCCGAGCCGGTGGTCGGGCACCTGGACGAGGCAGTCGAACAACTCGGGACGGCCCTGGCACTCCAGACCACGGCTCGCCGGGTCCACTCCGACGCGCGGGCGCAGTCCTTGACAGCCCTGCCCCTCGCCGACCGGAGCGGGCACGCGGCGACGGCCGACGGCGAACTGACCCTCGGCCTGGCCCAGGTCAGCAGCGCGCTGGAGCATCGCCGGCAGGACGTCCGGCGCCTGTGGCAGGAGATTCAGCAGGGGAACGGCGGTGGCCGAGCTGTTGCGGAAGAGGTCGTCCTTGAGCGGACGGACACCTCGTCGGCAGCAGCGGTCACCCTCGCCAGGCCGTCCAGCGTCCCCGCCATTGCGGCCGGCGGGCATGGGAAGGCGCTTTCGCCCGTCGCGTCCGCGCGGTCGTCCTGGCGCGGACGTCACGGCAGGGTCTCGTTCGTCGTGCTCGTCACGGCCTGCGCCCTCAGCGTCATCACGGCAGCCACCGCCGCCGCGATCGTTCTCAGCCGACCCACTGTCCCCACGCCGCCCATGTACGCCGCGCCGCCCACAGGGCCTTCGCCTGCGGCTGTGGTTCCCACTGGCACGACGGTGGTGCCCACTCGCTCCGAAACTGCCGCACCGCCGGCGGCGACACCCTCCCCCACTACGCGTCGGAGCAATACACCTCAGCCGACCAAGCCCGAGACGGTGTCGCCCTCCGTGGCTGCCGGCCGTCCGCAGCCCTTCGCCCCCTCGCCGCCCGGCCCGTCATCCAGCAGCCCGCCGCCCTCGGCACCTTCACCGAGCAGCCCTCCGCCGGCCACCTCCCGGCCGCCGCAGCTCCCGGCCGGCTTCTTCCGCTTGTCCAACGCCGCCAGCGGGATGTGCCTGTCCGGCCCCGATGACAGCCCGGTTCCCTCGGACGGCATCGTGCAGCGCGCCTGCGGCGCTGACGCCGAGCAGTTCTGGCAGCTCATCACCGAGGGGACGGGCCCTGACGGAACCGCGTACTCGATCCGTAACCGCAACGGCGGCCTGTGCCTGTCCGTCGACAACGCGCTCACCACGAACGGCGCCCTCGTCACCGAGTTTCTGTGCGGGGAAGGGGACGGTCTCTTCCCCGACCAGTTCTGGACCCTCCGATACAACGCCCCCCACCGTGCCTGGCAGTTGGTTAACCGCAACAGCGGCAAATGCGTCCTGGTGAGCACAGGCGGCGGAGAGAGAGAACAGGCGCGGCAAGGTGCGTGCAGCGACGATGCCCGGATGCTCTGGAGGCCCTGA
- a CDS encoding RICIN domain-containing protein, whose amino-acid sequence MQIPAVRRWAVVAATAVTAALTVATPAQARADIFHFDGQNNETRRCMDDSWAEGLRAFPCNGMDFQQFRFSDGTYYHELRNKETGRCVDDSWAEGLRAFPCNGMNFQQWSVTNGSGGTTFKNRETGRCIDDSWAEGLRAFPCNGMNFQKWWGVHAN is encoded by the coding sequence ATGCAGATACCCGCTGTACGGCGTTGGGCCGTCGTCGCCGCGACCGCCGTAACCGCCGCACTGACAGTCGCCACACCCGCGCAGGCCCGCGCGGACATCTTCCACTTCGACGGGCAGAACAACGAGACTCGCCGCTGCATGGACGACAGCTGGGCGGAGGGGCTGCGGGCATTCCCCTGTAACGGGATGGACTTTCAGCAGTTCCGGTTCTCCGACGGCACGTACTACCACGAGCTGCGGAACAAGGAAACCGGCAGGTGCGTCGACGACAGCTGGGCGGAGGGGCTGCGGGCGTTCCCCTGCAACGGGATGAACTTCCAACAGTGGTCGGTCACCAACGGTTCCGGCGGGACGACCTTCAAGAACCGGGAAACCGGCCGGTGTATCGACGACAGCTGGGCGGAAGGGCTGCGGGCGTTCCCCTGCAACGGGATGAACTTCCAGAAGTGGTGGGGCGTCCACGCGAACTGA
- a CDS encoding RICIN domain-containing protein, which produces MTPMRVRSAVLGTAVLTLTAAPSLPAQAAPAAGPTPASTPQLLKEVPSAETDRQAAALWVHLRNTGTQGKFCLSVPGADRQPGVGLVQFDCGPWVDHWWTLEAWTYQGQRVYRIVSQNPSVNNTSQCVAIPGGSMQAGVQAIQWECGTWLDHFWKVTDQTGAGDYQLRNLKSDQCLGVDGNSHTAGAKVIQWPCKTDGGDHPDHRWHLSID; this is translated from the coding sequence ATGACGCCCATGCGCGTACGTTCGGCCGTTCTCGGCACGGCAGTCCTCACCCTGACTGCGGCTCCCAGCCTTCCGGCCCAGGCAGCCCCCGCCGCCGGGCCCACTCCGGCCTCCACACCCCAGTTGTTGAAGGAAGTACCCAGCGCGGAGACCGACCGTCAGGCGGCGGCGCTCTGGGTCCATCTGCGCAACACCGGGACCCAGGGGAAGTTCTGCCTGTCCGTTCCCGGCGCCGACAGGCAGCCGGGCGTCGGGCTGGTGCAGTTCGACTGCGGGCCTTGGGTCGACCACTGGTGGACCCTCGAGGCCTGGACTTACCAGGGCCAGCGCGTCTACCGCATCGTCAGTCAGAATCCGAGCGTCAATAACACGTCCCAGTGCGTCGCAATCCCCGGCGGCAGCATGCAGGCAGGCGTGCAGGCCATCCAGTGGGAGTGCGGCACCTGGCTCGACCACTTCTGGAAGGTCACCGACCAGACCGGGGCCGGCGACTATCAGCTGCGCAACCTCAAGAGCGACCAGTGCCTGGGGGTGGATGGCAACAGTCACACCGCTGGGGCCAAGGTCATCCAGTGGCCGTGCAAGACCGACGGCGGCGACCACCCGGACCACCGCTGGCACCTGTCCATCGACTGA
- a CDS encoding DJ-1/PfpI family protein — translation MHIAILTFEGYNELDSLIALGVLNRIKSDGWRVTIATPSPKVTSMNGVAIEQMSTLEEACTADAVIVGSGIATREVVEDPAIMRVLRGLDPSRQLIAAQCSGALVLAKLGLLNDIPACTDLTTKPWVVAAGVEVLNQPFYAKDNIATAGGCLASQYLAAWIIARLEGNEAAEGALHYVAPVGEKEEYVERAWRNITPYLPAPSQVLA, via the coding sequence GTGCACATCGCCATCCTCACCTTCGAGGGCTACAACGAGCTCGACTCCCTGATCGCGCTCGGTGTGCTCAACCGCATCAAGTCCGACGGCTGGCGCGTCACCATCGCCACCCCGAGCCCCAAGGTGACGTCGATGAACGGGGTCGCCATCGAGCAGATGTCCACGTTGGAGGAGGCGTGCACCGCTGACGCCGTCATCGTCGGCAGTGGCATCGCCACCCGCGAGGTCGTCGAGGACCCGGCGATCATGAGGGTCCTGCGCGGTCTGGACCCCTCGCGCCAACTCATCGCGGCACAGTGCTCCGGCGCGCTCGTGCTCGCCAAGCTCGGCCTGCTCAACGACATCCCCGCCTGCACCGACCTGACCACCAAGCCCTGGGTCGTCGCCGCCGGCGTCGAGGTACTCAACCAGCCGTTCTACGCCAAGGACAACATCGCCACCGCCGGCGGCTGCCTCGCCTCTCAGTACCTCGCGGCTTGGATCATCGCCCGTCTCGAGGGCAACGAAGCCGCCGAGGGCGCGCTGCACTACGTCGCCCCGGTCGGCGAGAAGGAGGAATACGTCGAGCGCGCCTGGCGCAACATCACTCCCTACCTGCCTGCTCCCTCACAAGTGCTCGCCTAG
- a CDS encoding PLP-dependent aminotransferase family protein: protein MAAPRYKRLVDALASDIRSGRLASGARLPTHRALAAREGIALVTATRVYAELEAMGLVSREQGRGTFVRDIAVPAGHGIDQQVVATDAVDLSFNYPSLPGQADLLRQALREVATSGDLDSLLRYQPHRGRPQDRASIARHLRRRGITTDADQILIAGGAQHGLAITVMATLNAGDVVAVDALTYPGFKVLAHAFHLDLEPIPATADGPNLDALEKLCATRPVRAIYTMPTLHNPLGWVMPAADRTRLVKIARRYGPLIIEDASYAYLVEDPPPPLAATAPDITVYVSGLSKSIATGLRVGFVVAPPARLPSLERAIRATTWNTPALTTAIACRWLDDGTVEHLEVQKRADAKARQALAGQELAGLPLVSHPSSYFTWLPLPDDARADRLTAALARQHISVSTAEPYTTSTHTPQALRLALGSTDLDRLRSTLRTVRQVVLQDACT, encoded by the coding sequence ATGGCAGCCCCGCGCTACAAACGACTGGTCGACGCGCTCGCATCCGACATCCGGTCGGGGCGACTGGCCTCAGGTGCGCGATTGCCGACGCACCGCGCTCTCGCAGCCCGCGAGGGTATCGCCCTGGTGACGGCGACTCGGGTGTACGCGGAGCTGGAAGCGATGGGCCTGGTGAGCCGGGAACAGGGCCGCGGCACCTTCGTGCGTGACATCGCGGTTCCCGCTGGTCATGGCATCGATCAGCAGGTCGTCGCCACGGATGCGGTCGACCTCAGCTTCAACTATCCATCGCTGCCGGGCCAGGCCGATCTGCTACGGCAGGCCTTGCGAGAGGTGGCCACCTCCGGCGATCTCGACTCGCTGCTGCGCTACCAACCACATCGAGGGCGTCCCCAGGACAGAGCATCGATCGCGCGGCACCTGAGGCGTCGAGGAATCACCACGGACGCGGATCAGATCCTCATCGCAGGCGGTGCTCAGCACGGCCTGGCCATCACCGTCATGGCCACGCTCAACGCCGGCGACGTCGTCGCGGTCGACGCCCTCACCTACCCGGGTTTCAAGGTGCTCGCGCATGCCTTTCACCTCGACCTGGAGCCCATACCCGCAACCGCCGACGGGCCGAATCTCGATGCCCTGGAGAAGCTGTGCGCGACCCGCCCCGTGCGCGCGATCTACACCATGCCCACCCTGCACAACCCTCTGGGCTGGGTGATGCCGGCAGCCGACCGCACCCGCCTGGTCAAGATCGCTCGACGGTACGGTCCCCTGATCATCGAGGACGCCTCGTACGCCTACCTGGTCGAGGACCCGCCACCGCCGCTGGCCGCAACCGCGCCGGACATCACGGTCTACGTCTCGGGACTCTCCAAGAGCATCGCCACCGGCCTTCGGGTCGGCTTCGTCGTCGCCCCGCCCGCCAGGCTGCCGTCGCTCGAACGCGCGATCCGGGCGACCACCTGGAACACCCCGGCCCTCACCACCGCCATCGCCTGCCGCTGGCTCGACGACGGCACGGTGGAGCACTTGGAAGTACAGAAGCGAGCCGACGCCAAGGCCCGCCAAGCACTCGCCGGACAAGAGCTGGCAGGCCTACCCCTCGTCAGCCACCCCTCGTCCTACTTCACATGGCTGCCGCTGCCCGACGACGCACGCGCCGACCGCCTGACCGCCGCCCTCGCACGTCAGCACATCTCGGTATCCACAGCGGAGCCGTACACCACCTCGACGCACACACCACAGGCGCTCCGCCTCGCTCTGGGCTCGACCGATCTGGACCGTCTCCGGTCGACGCTGCGCACGGTGCGACAGGTCGTCCTGCAGGACGCCTGCACCTGA
- the istB gene encoding IS21-like element helper ATPase IstB, translating into MSVLDTALRESLKTLRLSGMLETLDARLAQAHGGELGHLDFLQVLCQDEITRRETVAFQRRLARAKFEQQVTLEEFDFTASSKLPAAQIRDLAALRWLHAGESVILFGPVGVGKTHVAQALGHLAVRQGANVRFAKTSRILAELAGGHADRTWDKRMRELIRPDVLILDDFAMRQLTAAQADDLYELVSERQGRSLIITSNRAPSDWYPLFPNPVVAESLLDRLINTSHQVIMNGPSYRPNKRPRNPVDKPTAN; encoded by the coding sequence ATGAGCGTGCTGGACACCGCCCTGCGCGAATCACTCAAAACGCTCCGGCTGTCGGGGATGCTGGAGACCTTGGATGCCCGCCTGGCCCAGGCCCACGGCGGCGAGCTCGGGCACCTGGACTTCCTCCAGGTCCTCTGCCAGGACGAGATCACCCGCCGCGAGACCGTCGCCTTTCAACGACGCCTGGCCAGGGCGAAGTTCGAGCAGCAGGTCACCCTGGAGGAGTTCGATTTCACCGCTTCATCGAAGCTACCCGCTGCCCAGATCCGCGACCTGGCCGCATTGCGTTGGCTCCACGCCGGCGAGTCGGTGATCCTTTTCGGTCCGGTCGGGGTCGGTAAGACACACGTCGCCCAGGCCCTTGGGCACCTCGCCGTCCGCCAGGGCGCCAACGTTCGGTTCGCGAAGACCAGCCGGATCCTGGCCGAGCTCGCCGGCGGCCACGCGGACCGCACCTGGGACAAGCGCATGCGGGAGCTGATCCGCCCCGACGTCCTGATCCTCGACGACTTCGCCATGCGCCAGCTGACCGCGGCTCAGGCCGACGACCTCTACGAGCTCGTCTCCGAACGTCAGGGACGCTCCCTGATCATCACCAGCAACCGGGCCCCCAGCGACTGGTATCCCCTCTTCCCCAACCCCGTCGTCGCAGAGTCGCTCCTGGACCGGCTCATCAACACCAGCCACCAAGTCATCATGAACGGACCCAGCTACCGCCCGAACAAGCGCCCGAGGAACCCCGTCGACAAGCCGACAGCCAACTGA
- the istA gene encoding IS21 family transposase, whose product MVDIVEIYVHWYAGRSKNQLAASLGVDRKTVRKYLAPAEEAGIIPGGPPMSEADWAKLLKVWFPELASRRLNQVTWAEIEPHREYVKGLLETTTVTTIHQRLRDEGKLTVSLSTFRRWVTENLPDESARSRVTVLRDDVEPGSEAQIDYGFLGQWINPTTGKRHRIWAFVMVLPSSRHMFVRPVIHMDQHAWTQAHIEAFRFFGGVPRRLVPDNLRTAVDRPDLYDPKINKSYAELATYYGTLVDPARAAKPKDKPRVERPMPYVRDSFWSGRQFTSVEQMQAEGLTWAAGTAGRRQCRPLGGASPLAVFEAVESVALLPLPDKPFVLARWSAATVGPDIHIKVGRTLYSVPWKLIGRKVDVRSTASMVQVFHDGELVKTHAAIDQGKRTDPADYPPEKIAFQMKTPMWCRCQASEIGDACREVIDQLLEVNALYRLRAAQGILGLRKKYGDQRLEAACTKAIAVGDPSYRTIKGILIAGTETDPEPETGDAGAAAFLHGPEGLFATSIPSQISDELHDDPGHDDTDATEEATR is encoded by the coding sequence GTGGTCGACATCGTCGAGATCTACGTCCATTGGTATGCGGGACGGTCGAAGAACCAGCTCGCGGCCTCGCTGGGGGTGGACCGCAAGACGGTCAGGAAGTATCTGGCGCCGGCGGAGGAGGCCGGGATCATCCCGGGCGGGCCGCCGATGAGCGAGGCGGACTGGGCCAAGCTGCTCAAGGTCTGGTTCCCGGAACTGGCGAGCCGCCGGTTGAACCAGGTGACCTGGGCGGAGATCGAGCCGCACCGTGAGTACGTCAAGGGCCTGCTGGAGACCACGACGGTCACCACGATCCACCAGCGCCTGCGGGATGAGGGGAAGTTGACGGTCTCGCTCTCGACGTTCCGCCGGTGGGTGACCGAGAACCTGCCCGATGAGTCGGCCCGGTCCCGGGTGACGGTGCTTCGGGACGACGTGGAGCCAGGCTCGGAGGCCCAGATCGACTACGGCTTCCTTGGCCAATGGATCAACCCGACCACCGGGAAACGGCACCGGATCTGGGCGTTCGTGATGGTGCTGCCCAGCTCACGGCACATGTTCGTGCGGCCGGTCATTCACATGGACCAGCACGCCTGGACCCAGGCCCACATCGAAGCGTTTCGCTTCTTCGGGGGCGTCCCGCGCCGGCTCGTGCCGGACAACCTGCGCACGGCGGTGGACCGGCCGGACCTCTACGACCCGAAGATCAACAAGTCGTACGCCGAGCTCGCGACCTATTACGGCACGCTGGTCGACCCGGCCCGCGCGGCGAAGCCGAAGGACAAGCCCAGGGTCGAACGGCCGATGCCCTACGTTCGAGACTCGTTCTGGAGCGGGCGGCAGTTCACCTCGGTCGAGCAGATGCAGGCCGAGGGCCTGACCTGGGCAGCGGGGACGGCTGGCCGCAGGCAGTGCCGGCCGCTGGGAGGGGCCTCGCCGCTGGCGGTGTTCGAGGCGGTCGAGTCGGTGGCCCTGCTTCCGCTGCCGGACAAGCCGTTCGTGCTGGCCCGCTGGTCGGCGGCGACCGTGGGCCCGGACATCCACATCAAGGTCGGCCGCACCCTCTACTCGGTGCCCTGGAAACTGATCGGCCGCAAGGTCGACGTCCGCTCCACCGCCTCCATGGTCCAGGTCTTCCACGACGGCGAGCTCGTCAAGACCCACGCCGCGATTGACCAGGGGAAACGCACTGACCCAGCCGACTACCCGCCGGAGAAGATCGCGTTCCAGATGAAGACACCGATGTGGTGCCGCTGCCAGGCGTCCGAGATCGGCGACGCCTGCCGCGAAGTGATCGACCAGCTGCTGGAGGTCAACGCTCTCTACCGGCTCCGCGCGGCCCAGGGAATCCTCGGCCTGCGGAAGAAGTACGGCGACCAGCGCCTGGAGGCTGCCTGCACCAAGGCGATCGCGGTCGGCGACCCGTCCTACCGCACTATCAAGGGCATCCTGATCGCCGGCACCGAGACCGATCCCGAGCCGGAGACCGGCGACGCCGGCGCCGCGGCCTTCCTGCACGGCCCCGAAGGCTTGTTCGCCACCAGCATCCCCTCCCAGATCTCGGACGAACTTCACGACGACCCTGGTCACGATGACACCGACGCCACCGAGGAGGCCACTCGATGA
- a CDS encoding RNB domain-containing ribonuclease — MGKTLTVDTDLKVPLHPPSISEGPASLLPGQIVPALLWQHDLDADGNVTDSTVSRAKVRSQAKLDYHGVQQDIDAGTAEEPVALLREIGKLREAVEAARGGVAVNLPDQEVTLKDGSFRLSYVKALPVEGWNEQISLMTGMAAARIMLDSGTGILRTQKEQTDERVVRRVHGIAKFLGIDWKPGVSYAALVNSLDPADHKHMAFLSEATAMLLKAEYTTFRDRQIPDHTGHAAIAAPYTYCTAPLRRLIDRYTGELCVAACAGRVPPSWVVEALDCLPCDMARGKGKVADRRAVDLAEAAVLKNRVGEVFAGLVINTDAEDDNPKEGMVHLTEPAVMGRITSGARLHLGESIQAKLTRADPLFSGKNKILFNTV, encoded by the coding sequence ATGGGGAAAACGCTGACCGTCGACACCGACCTCAAGGTGCCCCTGCACCCGCCCTCGATCTCCGAGGGGCCGGCCAGTCTGCTTCCGGGCCAGATCGTGCCTGCGCTGCTGTGGCAGCACGACCTCGACGCCGACGGCAACGTGACCGACTCGACCGTGAGCCGGGCCAAGGTCCGTAGCCAGGCCAAGCTCGACTATCACGGGGTTCAGCAGGACATCGACGCGGGCACGGCCGAGGAGCCCGTCGCCCTGCTGCGCGAGATCGGCAAGCTGCGGGAGGCCGTCGAGGCCGCGCGCGGCGGGGTTGCGGTGAACCTGCCGGACCAGGAGGTCACCCTGAAGGACGGATCCTTCCGGCTGAGCTACGTGAAGGCGCTGCCCGTGGAGGGCTGGAACGAGCAGATCTCCCTCATGACCGGAATGGCCGCGGCCCGGATCATGCTGGACAGCGGTACCGGGATCCTGCGGACCCAGAAGGAGCAGACCGACGAGCGCGTGGTCCGGCGCGTGCACGGCATCGCAAAGTTCCTGGGCATCGACTGGAAGCCCGGCGTCTCCTACGCCGCGCTGGTCAACTCCCTCGATCCGGCTGACCACAAGCACATGGCGTTCCTCAGCGAGGCCACCGCCATGCTGCTCAAGGCGGAGTACACCACCTTCCGCGATCGCCAGATCCCGGATCACACGGGTCATGCGGCGATCGCGGCCCCGTACACCTACTGCACGGCCCCCTTGCGGCGCCTGATCGACCGGTACACCGGTGAACTGTGCGTGGCCGCCTGCGCCGGCCGGGTCCCGCCGAGCTGGGTGGTCGAGGCCCTGGACTGCCTGCCGTGCGACATGGCGCGGGGGAAGGGGAAGGTGGCGGACCGGCGAGCGGTGGACCTGGCGGAGGCCGCGGTGCTGAAGAACCGGGTGGGCGAGGTCTTCGCCGGCTTGGTCATCAACACCGACGCGGAGGACGACAATCCGAAGGAGGGCATGGTGCACCTGACGGAACCCGCCGTGATGGGCAGGATCACGTCCGGCGCCAGGCTCCACCTGGGTGAGAGCATCCAGGCCAAACTCACGCGGGCCGACCCCCTCTTCTCCGGCAAGAACAAGATCCTCTTCAACACGGTGTAG
- a CDS encoding DoxX family protein: MFAVYVLLAVLTAAVLAYGAGLDFVRHPSIAAIADRLGVPRTWMVPLGACLAAGSAGLLAGIAVPWIGTAAGVGLVLYFVGAIGAHLRVGDLRIGGALVFLALSVAVLVLGIAVHGVD; the protein is encoded by the coding sequence GTGTTCGCCGTGTACGTGCTCCTCGCCGTGCTCACCGCCGCCGTCCTCGCGTACGGGGCGGGCCTGGACTTCGTCCGGCACCCGTCGATCGCCGCGATCGCGGACCGGCTGGGCGTGCCGCGGACGTGGATGGTGCCGTTGGGGGCGTGTCTGGCGGCCGGTTCGGCGGGGCTGCTGGCGGGGATCGCCGTCCCGTGGATCGGGACGGCGGCCGGGGTGGGGCTGGTGCTGTACTTCGTCGGGGCGATCGGTGCGCATCTACGGGTCGGTGACCTCCGAATCGGCGGGGCGCTCGTCTTCCTGGCGCTGTCGGTCGCCGTGCTCGTCCTGGGCATCGCGGTGCACGGGGTGGACTGA